CTCGGGTTGGTATAGGCGTTCAGCGCCTTGGCGTGCTTCAGAATGCCCGCGATGTAGTGCAGGGCGGTATCGGACAGATCCGCGTATTTGTCGCCCGCGAAGGTCGGGCCGCCGTCCTTCCAGATCGACTGATGCACATGCATACCCGAGCCGTTGTCGCCGAAGACCGGCTTCGGCATGAAGGTGGCGCTCTTGCCGTAGACGTGGGCCACGTTGTGGATCACGTACTTGTAGATCTGCATGGCATCGCCGGTCTGGATGATGGGACCGAACTTGATGCCAAGCTCGTGCTGGGCCGCGCCCACCTCGTGGTGGTGCTTCTCGGTGACGACACCCATCTCCGCCATGACGGAGAGCATCTCCGACCGCAGATCCTGCGCGGAGTCGACCGGCGGCACCGGGAAATAGCCGCCCTTCGTGCGCGGACGATGACCGAGATTGCCCATCTCGTATTCCGTGCCCGTATTGGTCGGCAGTTCCGTCGAGTCTACCCGAAAACCGCAATTGTACGGCTCGGCCGAGAAGCGCACGTCGTCGAATACGAAGAACTCGGCTTCGGGGCCGAACACCGCCGTGTCGCCCACGCCGGTCTGTTGCATATACGCCTGAGCCTTGCCGGCGATGCCGCGCGGATCGCGCTCGTAGGGCTCGTTGGTCAGCGGCTCGAGAACGTCGCAAAAGACGGCGAGCGTGCTCTGCGCGAAAAAGGGATCGATGACGGCTGAATTGCAGTCCGGCATCAGCTTCATGTCGGACTCGTTGATCGCCTTCCAACCGGCGATCGAGGAGCCGTCGAACATCACGCCTTCGGCGAACGCTTCCTCGTCCATGAGGCTCGCATCCATCGTGACGTGCTGCATCTTGCCCCTGGGATCAGTGAAGCGCAGGTCGACGAATTTGATCTCTTCGTCTTTGATCTTTTTGGCGGTGCTACTTGCGTCTGCCATTTTCTCTCCCTTCCACGAATGACACCCTCGCCGCCTCGTACGAGGCGGCGACAGGTTGCTCCAGTTATGTGAGAGTTATGAGTGAAATGGGGCAGATGGGCCAGTCTAATTGCGATTAGATGGCATCGTCCCCGGTCTCGCCGGTGCGAATGCGCACGGCCTCCTCGACCTGGGAGACAAAGATCTTTCCATCGCCGATGCGGCCGGTCTTCGCCGACGACACGATTGCGTCGACGGCCTTGTCGACCATGTTGTCCACGAGCACGAGCTCAAGCTTCACTTTTGGCAGGAAATCCACCACGTATTCGGCGCCGCGATAGAGTTCGGTGTGACCCTTCTGACGGCCGAAGCCCTTGGCTTCAGTGACGGTAATGCCCTGAAGACCAATCTCCTGAAGAGCCTCCTTCACTTCATCAAGCTTGAACGGCTTGATGATCGCTTCGATCTTTTTCATTCTCCGTAATACCTCCCAGTCTAGTGTTGCAGCGCCTTGCCGCGTCGTGCACCGCCTCGCAGATCGTAGTCAGGACCAAGCCTTAGCACACCCTATGCCAATCTAATGGGCGGACGATTAATACACAGAATCATCATCTTAGAAGATTTACGCAAAATGTGGAGGCGACGCGGGTCAAGTTGATGGCGACGCAATAGGCAGTACGCATAAAAACTAGGCAGATGCAACGCCCCCCAAGACTTCACCGGCCAATGGCTTGGTGTTTCGAAGCTCTCATCTCGTAGGCAGGACGATGCTGGAACTGTTAACCGCGAAAGAAATGGGCCACGCCGACAAACTGGCTATAGAAGGCGGGGTTGCTGGCGCTGTCCTCATGGAGAACGCTGGCCGAAGTGTCGCCGACGAGGTCTCGCGCCGGTTTCCAGACGCCTCGACAGTCGCGATACTTTGCGGCCCAGGTAACAACGGGGGCGATGGCTTTGTCGCGGCGCGCCAGCTTTTGGAGCGCGGTTATTTCGTTCGCCTCGGCTTCGATGGCGATCCGAGCAAGCTGCCGGAAGACGCAGCCGCCATGGCGGCGCGCTGCACGGGCGCCATTCACCCTCTCGATCCCGTCTTGTTCGAAAAGGCGGATGTCATCGTCGATGGCTTGTTTGGCGCGGGTCTCGCGCGGCCCATCGATGGCAAGTTCGCCGTCCTGATCGATGCGGCGAACGCGAGCGGGATTCCGATCATCGCCATCGACGTGCCGAGCGGCATCGACGGCACCACCGGCATGATCCTGGGCACGGCGATCCGTGCACTGAGTTCGGTCACCTTCTTCCGGTTCAAGCCAGGGCATTTCCTGATGCCCGGCCATCTGCATTGTGGCGAACTCCACCTCGCGGATATCGGAATCCCGGACGAGGTGCTCGAGACGGTGAAACCGACGCTCTATGCCAATGAGCCGGGCTTGTGGCTCGACCGCTATCCGTGGCCGACGGTTCTGGGCCACAAATATCTGCGGGGCCATGCCGTTGTGGCTTCAGGGCCTGCCGATGCGACGGGAGCGGCCCGGCTGGCCGCGCGCAGCGCCTTGCGGGCCGGGGCAGGGCTCGTGACGGTCGCATCGCCCCGCAATGCGCTGGCCGTGAACGCAGCGCAATTGACAGCGGTAATGCTTCGGGAGGCGGACGGTCCTCAAGGGCTCGAGGCACTTCTCTCCGACGCCCGCAAGAACGCTTTCCTGATAGGGCCCGCCCACGGCGTTGGCGAGGAAACGCGGCAGATGGTGTTGACGGCCCTGAGGGCCGAACCGGCTGTGGTGCTGGATGCCGATGCGCTCACCTCATTCGCGGAAAAGCCTGAAGAGCTGTTCGATGCCACTCGGGGCCGAAAAGCCCCGGTCGTGATGACGCCGCACGCGGGCGAGTTCGCGCGGCTCTTTGGCGATATACCGGAAGCCTCGAAAGTCGACCGGACACGGACTGCCGCATCGCGCTCCGGCGCCACCGTGATCCTGAAAGGTCCCGACACGGTGATTGCAGCCCCCGATGGGCGCGCCGCCATCGATACGAACGGCACGCCGTGGCTCGCAACGGCAGGCTCGGGCGATGCGATGGCGGGGATGGTGCTCGCTATGCTGGCGCAGGGCCTTGGCGGGTTCGATGCCGGCTGTATCGCCGTTTGGATGCACGGTCAGGCGGCGAAACTCTTCGGGCCCGGTCTGATCGCGGAGGATCTTCCCGAGCTGATCCCGGAAGTCCTTGAGGACCTTGAAGAATATGGGAATTGCGGTTAGGGGGCACGGCGCGGTTTTCGCGACCGTTTGTTGACATACTCGTCCGTTATGAGGGACATCTAGACGCGGCACCGCATCGCGTTGTGCCGTCAGGGTTCTGGGAACCGCCTAAGCGAAGGATCGCTCGCGATCATGGGCCGCAATCGCCCCTCAAAGAGCCGTCTGCACATAAAGACACTTGTCCTCGGCGCCGCCTTCGTCGCGGCTGCGGCAGGGATGGCCGACGCTGCTGATCAAGTACTGTTGCGCGCGCGCGAGGGCGCGGCAGCCATGCTCCGCGGACAGTACGATCGAGCCGTAGCGCTGTACGACGAAGCCGTCGGTACGCCCGACGTTTCCAAATTCGTCCTCGCCAGCATCTACAGCGACCGCGGTGTCGCCAAATGGCGGATGAAGCAGACGAAAGAAGCGATCGACGATTTCAACGAATCCATCCAGCTCGCGCCAGACAATGCCATCGTCTACAACAACCGCGGTAACGCGCTGATGGATCTCGGCCATCCGGAAGAGGCCATCAAAGACTTCGATCGCGCGATAGTCTTGGATCCCAACTACGGGGCAGCCTACAACAACCGCGGCAACGCCTATGCCGCTCTGCAAAACTACGACGCCGCCTTCCAGTCCTTCCGCAAGGCCACGGCACTCCTGTCCCGCACAGCTGCGCCCTATAACGGGCGGGGGCGCGCTCACATGGAGCGGGACCGGTACCACGCCGCGCTGCGCGACCTTGACCGGTCGATCAAGATCGATCCCAAACTCGCGGCGGCTTACCGCAATCGTGCAGCGGTCAATTTCGAGCTGGGTAATTATGCCGACGCCGCCGAGGATGCGACGGAGGCTCTCGATCTCGAGCCCGAGCAAGACAAGGCCAAGCTCTTCATGCTGAGGGCGCGCGCATATGCGGCAGAGAACAGCTTCCGCGAGGGCATTGCCGATTTCGATCGCGTTCTCGACCTCGAGCCGGAAAAGGTCGATGCCTTCATGGAACGCGGCGAGCTACTCGCCAAGAACAAGCGCTACGATGCGGCCATCGAGGACTTTACGAAAGTCCTCGAATTGGAGCCGAAGAACGCCAAAGCCTATGCCCTGCGCGGCGAGACCAAGCTCTATGACCGGAAGGCGGACGAAGGGTATATCGACGTCAACATCGCGCTCATCCTGGAGCCCGACGACCCGCGGGCGCTTCGCATAAGAGGCGACATCTTCCGCGAGCAGAACCGAACCGAGAATGCGGTCGCCGACTATCAGAAGGCAGCGTCGTTGGATCCGTTTGACGAAGAGGCGCGGGCCGCTCTGGAACGGCTTAAGGCGCCGGTTCCCCCCGACACCAGGAAGCCCTTGGGCGAGCCCGTCGCCGGCTGGATCATCACCGAGAAGTCTCCGGGGCGTTACGTGGCGACGAACGCCGACTATCGCGGCGTCACAGTCCCCATGGAGATGTTCGGTGCAGGAAAGCCGAAGCTCCTGGCATGGGATAAACTCAAGGGCGCCCAGTCGAACATAGGGCTTCTGCGATACGACGCGGGGACGCCGACCGGCGATGGCAGCTTTGAGTATGTCGCCGTCATCGACACGAGGAAGCAGGAGGTCCTGGCGATCGAGCCCGAGCGCTGGGGCGACAAAGCGGCGACTTGGACATGGCAGACAGCTTCGCTTTCGGTCACGGACCCGGACGGAAATGTCAGCGAAGTGGCGTTGCGGCCGGAACGGACCCGGAGTGCGCCGGTGGCGCGGCGCCGGCGCGACGACGGCGGTGGCTTCTTTGGGTTTGCGCAGCAGCAACCCCAGCGTCAGCAGCCTCGCCAGCGTGCGCGCCGCAGAGGTGGACAAGGCGGGAGCCCGCTCGACTGGTTGTTCCGCTAATGGGCCGGCATACGTGGCTGGCAGAGCGGCGCTTTCCGGGATAACACGTCAGGGATGACTCACTTTCTTGCCAGCGTCCGGAACGCGGCGGAGGCCGAATGTGTCCTCGCCGCGGGTGCCGACATCGTAGACCTCAAGGAGCCCGACGAAGGGGCGCTCGGCGCCGTCGCGCCAAGCGTAGTCCGCGCGTGCCTGAGAACGATTGGCGGGCGCAAGCCTGTCAGCGCGACCGTCGGCGATCTGCCCATGAACCCAGCGGTCGTCACGGATGCCGTTGCGGCCACGGCCGAGCTTGGCGTGGATACCGTCAAACTCGGGATTTTGGTAGGTGGCGATCCGTGGGGCTGTTTCGAGGTTCTTGGGAGCCTGGGGACGCCTGCGGATCTGGTCCTGGTTTTCTTCGGCGATATGCCAACGGACATCGATCCGGTCGAAGCAGCGAGGGCAAGCGGTGCAAACGGTGTAATGCTGGACACTGCCGGAAAGGAACGAGGATCGCTAACCGACCATATGACGTTGGGCGAGATCGGGCGCTTCGTAGACAGGGCGCACCACGCAGGACTGCAGGTTGGTCTCGCCGGCTCGCTCCGCCCCCACCATGTGCAGCCGCTGCTTGGGCTTAGGCCTGACGTAATCGGCTTTCGAGGGGCGCTGTGTGAGCAGAGTGCGCGTGGGTCTAACCTCGATCCCAACGCTTGCGCCGAGATCGGCCGGCTCGTGGCCGCCGGGGGAACGGCCACGGAAGCCCGTTTCGAGGCGCACGCAACCTCCGCGGTGTGGTAGAGCATCAACTCAGTTCGGCCGAGAGAGCCGGGCAGAGGCGAGGAGGAGACCGGAGCGCGGAATGGAACGAAGACTGGGACATGTGAGTACGGCGAGCGCCACTGGTGAGCCCTTGGACCGCATTTTCGTGCACGATTATGTGCTCGAAGTGGAAATCGGCGTTCACCACAATGAGAGGGGTGTCACCCAGCGCGTTCGCTTTTCGGTCGACATCGACATTAAGTCGGATCCCACGGCCCTTGAAGACGATATCGACCGGACCCTGGACTACGACTATGTCATCAACGGCATCAAGGCGATCATCTCTCGCGGTCACATCAATCTCGTCGAGACACTCGCCGAGGACGTCGCGCAGCATTGCATCTCTCATCCGCGCGCGGAGCGCGTCGAAGTGATGATCGAGAAACTCGACAAGGACCCGGGCTCGGTGGGCGTTCAGATCGTCCGGAGTAAGCAGGAGGCCTAGACATGCGCGCAGCATTGCAGGCCTCCGCGCCGGCTCTTGAACCGGACGACTTCCAGCCCGCCGTGGTGAAGCTCGGCGGCAGTATCGTGCGTGGCGGTACACTTGCTGGCTGGCTCGAAGTGATCGCGGATGTGCAGCGTCCGATCGTGGTCGTTCCGGGCGGAGGCGCGCTCGCCGACGAAGTGCGGCATTGTCAGCGCCAATTGGGTTTCGGCGACGCGACGGCCCATCGCATGGCGCTGTTGGCTATGGATCAGCTCGCCTGGGCCATCGCCGGTATGACGCCGGGCTACGAAGTCGGCTCGACAATCGAAGATCTCCGCAAAATCCATCGGCGGGGCCTCGTCTCCGTTTGGGCGCCGTCGGTTTATCTCGCGGACCGGACGGATGTCGAAGCGACCTGGCGGTTGACCTCCGACAGCCTTGCGTTGTGGCTCGCAGGTAAACTCGGTGCTCAATCCTGCTGCGTCGTAAAATCAGGGTCGATTGCGCATCGGCCGCTAAGCGCGGATTCGCTGCGTCATGACGGTATTGTCGACGAGGCCTTTCCGGCCATGCTTCGAGAGACCGGCGTCTCCGCTGCGATGTTCGGACAAGGCGATGAGAGCGATCTCGCCGCCTTTCTTGCGGGTGAGAGCCCGGCGCCAATGCCGGTCACCGCGTGAGCGTGCCGGGCATGGCCGAGAAAATCCTGTTTCTGACCGGACACCTGGCGGAACCGCGCTTGAAGGCGGTTCTCGAAGGCATGAAGCCGGAATTCGAGTGGCGCGTCGAGGACATCGGCGTCAAGGTCGCGGCGCTCATGACCGAAGACATCATCATGCGGCGGCTGGAAGATGCGCGCGGCGCCGACAAGATCCTGTTGCCCGGCCGTTGCCGCGGCGACTTGGACAAGCTCTCGGCTCACTACGGCGTGCCTGTCGAGCGCGGACCTGACGAGGTGAAGGACATCCCGGTCTTTTTCGGCCGGGCGCGCCGGGCCTCCGACATGTCGAAATACGACATCAACATCTTCGCCGAGATCATCGACGCCACGGCGATGAGCGTCGAGGATATCCTCGCCAGTGCCGAAGACTACAGTCATCGCGGTGCCGACGTGATCGACCTCGGCTGTCTGCCGGATACGCCGTTTCCGCATCTCGAAGACACGGTGAAGGCCCTCAAGGAATATGGCTACAAGGTCAGCGTCGACTCGGCCGATCCCGAAGAGCTCCTGCGTGGCGGACGGGCAGGGGCCGACTACCTGCTCAGTCTCGATGAGACGCGGCTGCACATCGCCGACGAGGTGTCCTCCGTACCCGTCCTGATCCCCGCCACCCACGGAGATATGGACTCGCTGCGCCGGGCCATGGCGGTGCTGGACGAGAAGGGGCTGCCTTACCTGGCCGATCCGGTACTCGACCCGATCAATTTCGGCTTCATGACCTCGCTGGAGCGCTATGCGCAATTGCGCCGGGAGCGGCCCGACGTGGACATCCTGCTAGGCACCGGCAATCTCACCGAACTGACTGAAGCCGATACGACGGGTATCACTGCGACCCTGATCGGGATCGCATCGGAGCTGAACATAAAGAACGTGCTTGTGGTGCAGGTGAGCCCCCATACGCGCAGAACCTATGAGGAGCACGACGCGGCAAGGCGCTTGATGTTCGCGTCGGGCGCCGACGGCGAGTTGCCGAAGGGCTATACGGACGAGCTGTTGGGGCTGCACGCGAAGCGTCCGTTTCCGTTGACGCCCGAGGAGATCGCCGAGAACGCCGCCGCCGTGCGGGACAAGAACTTCCGCATCGATGTCGCCGAGGATGGCGTGCACATTTACAACCGCGACGGTCACCACGTAGCCGAGGACATCTTCGAGTTCTTTCCCAGACTGGACCTCGAAGGCGACGCAGGGCACGCCTTCTATCTGGCGGCCGAGCTGGCCAAGGCGGAGATCGCCTGGCGTCTCGGCAAGCGCTATGCCCAGGACGAGCCGCTCGATTGGGGCGTGGCCGCGGACAAACCCAGTGAGGACAGGACGCGCCTCAAGGAGGCGGGCCACACGCTTGCCATCAAGAAGAAACGGGAGGAGTCTTAATGTCGCTCGAGGTGCCGGCATGCCCATGATCCGCGAATGCATCGTCACGACGGTGAGCGACGAAGGAAAACTCCATATCGCCCCGCTGGGGCTTATCGAAGATGGCGACGGTTGGGTCATTGCACCGTTCCACCCGTCGACGACCCTCGACAATCTCAGGGCGACCCCGTTCGCGGTCGCGAGCTTCACCGACGATGTCTTGGTCTTTGCTGGCTGCCTCACCGGCAACAAGGACTGGCCGACAAGGCCGGCCCGGCACATTCCGGGTGCATTCCTGGAGAACGCGCTGGCTCATCTCGAGCTCGCGGTCGAGCGCGTGGAGGAGGACGACCTGCGCCCGCGCTTCCATTGCCGTATTGTGTATGAAGGCAATCATGCCCCGTTCAAGGGGTTCAACCGGGCCCAGGCGGCGGTGATCGAAACGGCAATCCTGGCCACCCGCCTCAAGATGCTGCCTCGCGAGAAGATCGAGACGGAACTGGCCTATCACCAGATCGCCGTCGAGAAGACCGCAGGGCCCCGTGAGCACGAAGCTTGGCGCATCCTCGTCGAGAAGATCGAGGACTTCTACAAGCGTAGCGCGACTTCTGATTGAGCAATTACGCGCTGGCCGAATCCGGCAGCGCGACGTCTGCTGCTTCCGTAGCGCGGGCAACATCCGCAAACGGCCGGAACATGCGCCGGTAAGCGCCCGGCGTGAGACCTGTCGATCGCTTGAAGAGCCGGCGAAAGAAGGCGAGGTTCTCATACCCCAACTCAGCGGCAATTTGCTCGAACGCGGCAGAGTCCGTCTCGAGGTGGCGTTTGGCCTCTTCGACACGCAGGTTCTGGACATGACCGATGAGGGTTGTGCCCGTGGCGATCTTGAACCGACGCTTCAGACTGCGCTCAGGAATCTCGGCGAAGGCGACGACCTTCGCGACGGCGTTCCGATCTTTGTAATGCGCCGCGAGCCAGTCCTCGCACTTGCGGACGACTGAGTCCGCATGGGACTGTTGGCGAACCAACGACGCGTAGGGGAGTTGGCCCTCGCCATGCCATTTGAGCAGGTAGACCTTGGCGATCCGCAAGGCTTCGCCGGGACTACAATGGCGCGCGATGATGTGGATTGCCAAGTCGTGCCACGAGGTCGTCCCGCCGGCCGTTACGATTCGGCCCGATGCGTCGGCGAAGCAGAGATTCGGCTCGGGACGAAACTTGACCTTGGGATAGTGCGTGCGGAACAGGTCCTCGTAGCCCCAATGCGACGTAGCCTCTTTCGCGTCGAGCAGGCCCGTGGCGGCAAGCATGATCGATCCGGAGCAGGCGGAGTAGATCGCACTGCCTGCGCGGTAGCGCTTCCGGATCCATTCGAAGAGCTCCGGATATCGGTTCTTGAAATCGTCGTCAGGCGCAAGCCAGAGTTCCGGCAGTATGACAATGTCTGCCGCAGGATCGTCGTCGAGCGACAGGTCGGGCGTGACCGGGACACGGTTGCCGCATGAGAACGGTGTTCGGGTGATGGACACAATTCGGGGACGGATGGGATGTGTCTGCTCGCCGCCGGCCAATTGCTGCCAGAGATTTCCGGCGGCCGCCAGGACATCGACCATCCCGTAGAGCGCGGAGCCTGCGGTCTCCGGCACGGCAACGATGAGCGCCTGAAGGGGCTCTTTTTGCTCGTTCATGCCGAGATGTTGGCACAAATGGACCCCTTTTGACAAAAACCGATCTGAGTGGAGCCGTTTGGCGTCTTTACCTTCTGTCTTACACGCAGGGTCAATGGCTGGCCCCGCGCAAGACGACAGGAGGAAGAGATCATGACGATGCACGAAACGATCACGATGAACGGACTGGATGTGAACGCCGCCCAAGCCACGATCGAGGCCCTGAAGGCTGACTCGAGCTTGGCCAAGTTCCAGTTCCGGGCGCGCAACAAATGGGTGTCTGGCGGTGAAAACCGCTCCACCATCAAGGATTTTTACGGTGCGGGGCGCGAGGACACATCCCGGACCGCGGACTTTGAGTTTGTGAACGGGGAGCCGCCTGTGCTGCTCGGCAACAATGAAGGCGCCAACCCCGTGGAGTTCCTGCTGCACGGCTTGGCAGGGTGCGTGACGACCACGCTTGTCCTTCACGCGACAATGCGGGGCATTGCCATTCG
This genomic window from Methyloceanibacter caenitepidi contains:
- the glnA gene encoding type I glutamate--ammonia ligase; this encodes MADASSTAKKIKDEEIKFVDLRFTDPRGKMQHVTMDASLMDEEAFAEGVMFDGSSIAGWKAINESDMKLMPDCNSAVIDPFFAQSTLAVFCDVLEPLTNEPYERDPRGIAGKAQAYMQQTGVGDTAVFGPEAEFFVFDDVRFSAEPYNCGFRVDSTELPTNTGTEYEMGNLGHRPRTKGGYFPVPPVDSAQDLRSEMLSVMAEMGVVTEKHHHEVGAAQHELGIKFGPIIQTGDAMQIYKYVIHNVAHVYGKSATFMPKPVFGDNGSGMHVHQSIWKDGGPTFAGDKYADLSDTALHYIAGILKHAKALNAYTNPSTNSYKRLVPGYEAPVLLAYSSRNRSASCRIPLGTGPKSKRVEVRFPDPTANPYLAFSAMLMAGLDGIENKLDPGSAIDKNLYDLPPEELEKVPTVSGSLREACESLDADRAFLKKGNVFTDDAIDAYLELKMEEVERFEMMPHPVEYDMYYSV
- a CDS encoding P-II family nitrogen regulator gives rise to the protein MKKIEAIIKPFKLDEVKEALQEIGLQGITVTEAKGFGRQKGHTELYRGAEYVVDFLPKVKLELVLVDNMVDKAVDAIVSSAKTGRIGDGKIFVSQVEEAVRIRTGETGDDAI
- a CDS encoding NAD(P)H-hydrate dehydratase, coding for MLELLTAKEMGHADKLAIEGGVAGAVLMENAGRSVADEVSRRFPDASTVAILCGPGNNGGDGFVAARQLLERGYFVRLGFDGDPSKLPEDAAAMAARCTGAIHPLDPVLFEKADVIVDGLFGAGLARPIDGKFAVLIDAANASGIPIIAIDVPSGIDGTTGMILGTAIRALSSVTFFRFKPGHFLMPGHLHCGELHLADIGIPDEVLETVKPTLYANEPGLWLDRYPWPTVLGHKYLRGHAVVASGPADATGAARLAARSALRAGAGLVTVASPRNALAVNAAQLTAVMLREADGPQGLEALLSDARKNAFLIGPAHGVGEETRQMVLTALRAEPAVVLDADALTSFAEKPEELFDATRGRKAPVVMTPHAGEFARLFGDIPEASKVDRTRTAASRSGATVILKGPDTVIAAPDGRAAIDTNGTPWLATAGSGDAMAGMVLAMLAQGLGGFDAGCIAVWMHGQAAKLFGPGLIAEDLPELIPEVLEDLEEYGNCG
- a CDS encoding tetratricopeptide repeat protein; this translates as MGRNRPSKSRLHIKTLVLGAAFVAAAAGMADAADQVLLRAREGAAAMLRGQYDRAVALYDEAVGTPDVSKFVLASIYSDRGVAKWRMKQTKEAIDDFNESIQLAPDNAIVYNNRGNALMDLGHPEEAIKDFDRAIVLDPNYGAAYNNRGNAYAALQNYDAAFQSFRKATALLSRTAAPYNGRGRAHMERDRYHAALRDLDRSIKIDPKLAAAYRNRAAVNFELGNYADAAEDATEALDLEPEQDKAKLFMLRARAYAAENSFREGIADFDRVLDLEPEKVDAFMERGELLAKNKRYDAAIEDFTKVLELEPKNAKAYALRGETKLYDRKADEGYIDVNIALILEPDDPRALRIRGDIFREQNRTENAVADYQKAASLDPFDEEARAALERLKAPVPPDTRKPLGEPVAGWIITEKSPGRYVATNADYRGVTVPMEMFGAGKPKLLAWDKLKGAQSNIGLLRYDAGTPTGDGSFEYVAVIDTRKQEVLAIEPERWGDKAATWTWQTASLSVTDPDGNVSEVALRPERTRSAPVARRRRDDGGGFFGFAQQQPQRQQPRQRARRRGGQGGSPLDWLFR
- a CDS encoding (5-formylfuran-3-yl)methyl phosphate synthase: MTHFLASVRNAAEAECVLAAGADIVDLKEPDEGALGAVAPSVVRACLRTIGGRKPVSATVGDLPMNPAVVTDAVAATAELGVDTVKLGILVGGDPWGCFEVLGSLGTPADLVLVFFGDMPTDIDPVEAARASGANGVMLDTAGKERGSLTDHMTLGEIGRFVDRAHHAGLQVGLAGSLRPHHVQPLLGLRPDVIGFRGALCEQSARGSNLDPNACAEIGRLVAAGGTATEARFEAHATSAVW
- a CDS encoding dihydroneopterin aldolase — protein: MERRLGHVSTASATGEPLDRIFVHDYVLEVEIGVHHNERGVTQRVRFSVDIDIKSDPTALEDDIDRTLDYDYVINGIKAIISRGHINLVETLAEDVAQHCISHPRAERVEVMIEKLDKDPGSVGVQIVRSKQEA
- a CDS encoding DUF6513 domain-containing protein; the protein is MAEKILFLTGHLAEPRLKAVLEGMKPEFEWRVEDIGVKVAALMTEDIIMRRLEDARGADKILLPGRCRGDLDKLSAHYGVPVERGPDEVKDIPVFFGRARRASDMSKYDINIFAEIIDATAMSVEDILASAEDYSHRGADVIDLGCLPDTPFPHLEDTVKALKEYGYKVSVDSADPEELLRGGRAGADYLLSLDETRLHIADEVSSVPVLIPATHGDMDSLRRAMAVLDEKGLPYLADPVLDPINFGFMTSLERYAQLRRERPDVDILLGTGNLTELTEADTTGITATLIGIASELNIKNVLVVQVSPHTRRTYEEHDAARRLMFASGADGELPKGYTDELLGLHAKRPFPLTPEEIAENAAAVRDKNFRIDVAEDGVHIYNRDGHHVAEDIFEFFPRLDLEGDAGHAFYLAAELAKAEIAWRLGKRYAQDEPLDWGVAADKPSEDRTRLKEAGHTLAIKKKREES
- a CDS encoding DUF447 domain-containing protein, with amino-acid sequence MPMIRECIVTTVSDEGKLHIAPLGLIEDGDGWVIAPFHPSTTLDNLRATPFAVASFTDDVLVFAGCLTGNKDWPTRPARHIPGAFLENALAHLELAVERVEEDDLRPRFHCRIVYEGNHAPFKGFNRAQAAVIETAILATRLKMLPREKIETELAYHQIAVEKTAGPREHEAWRILVEKIEDFYKRSATSD
- a CDS encoding GlxA family transcriptional regulator produces the protein MNEQKEPLQALIVAVPETAGSALYGMVDVLAAAGNLWQQLAGGEQTHPIRPRIVSITRTPFSCGNRVPVTPDLSLDDDPAADIVILPELWLAPDDDFKNRYPELFEWIRKRYRAGSAIYSACSGSIMLAATGLLDAKEATSHWGYEDLFRTHYPKVKFRPEPNLCFADASGRIVTAGGTTSWHDLAIHIIARHCSPGEALRIAKVYLLKWHGEGQLPYASLVRQQSHADSVVRKCEDWLAAHYKDRNAVAKVVAFAEIPERSLKRRFKIATGTTLIGHVQNLRVEEAKRHLETDSAAFEQIAAELGYENLAFFRRLFKRSTGLTPGAYRRMFRPFADVARATEAADVALPDSASA
- a CDS encoding OsmC family protein, translating into MTMHETITMNGLDVNAAQATIEALKADSSLAKFQFRARNKWVSGGENRSTIKDFYGAGREDTSRTADFEFVNGEPPVLLGNNEGANPVEFLLHGLAGCVTTTLVLHATMRGIAIRELSTELEGDIDLQGLLGLDPDVAPGYREIRIRLHINADCSEEELEELMACAQAHSPVCNTVCRPVPVVIERVKDE